One Setaria italica strain Yugu1 chromosome II, Setaria_italica_v2.0, whole genome shotgun sequence DNA segment encodes these proteins:
- the LOC101765607 gene encoding dof zinc finger protein MNB1A has protein sequence MQEPGRRPAPPFAGVDLRRPKGYPAPAARAAEEPASASSASAQAQPPAGDPCPRCESRDTKFCYYNNYNTSQPRHFCKSCRRYWTKGGSLRNVPVGGGTRKSSSSSSASSSSLAAAPKSTKRSKNSKRRRVAPAPDPVPATEASATTTRVANNAPVPAPSTVAAAMVVATGKPTASKPAPPVAAAEKTTAPEPAATVAAMDEKLTAPPAAVGCFTSEPSTAPGLGLADVGCGGGKELPPDPNHFEWPSGCDLGSYWSTGVFADTDPALFLNLP, from the coding sequence ATGCAGGAGCCCGGGcgccggcccgcgccgccgttcgcGGGCGTCGACCTCCGCAGGCCCAAGGGCtacccggcgccggcggcgagggcggcggaggagcccgcgtccgcgtcgtcggcgtcggcgcaggcgcagccgcccgccggcgacccGTGCCCGCGGTGCGAGTCGCGGGACACCAAGTTCTGCTACTACAACAACTACAACACGTCGCAGCCGCGCCACTTCTGCAAGTCGTGCCGACGCTACTGGACCAAGGGCGGATCCCTCCGCAACgtccccgtcggcggcggcacccgcaagagctcgtcgtcgtcgtcggcctctTCTTCATCGCTCGCCGCTGCGCCCAAGAGCACGAAGCGGTCGAAGaactccaagcgccgccgcgtcgccccgGCCCCGGACCCCGTCCCCGCCACGGaggcctccgccaccaccacccgcgtCGCGAACAACGCACCGGTGCCCGCGCCGTCGACGGTAGCCGCAGCGATGGTGGTCGCCACGGGCAAGCCTACCGCGTCGAAGCCCGCCCCGCCGGTTGCCGCCGCGGAGAAGACGACCGCTCCGGAGCCGGCAGCGACGGTTGCCGCCATGGATGAGAAGCTGACCGCTCCTCCGGCGGCCGTCGGCTGTTTCACGTCGGAGCCGTCTACGGCGCCCGGGCTCGGGCTCGCAGATGTTGGTtgcggcggcgggaaggagCTGCCGCCGGACCCGAACCACTTCGAGTGGCCGTCGGGCTGCGACCTGGGGTCCTACTGGAGCACCGGCGTGTTCGCGGACACCGACCCGGCGCTGTTCCTCAACCTGCCGTGA
- the LOC101763863 gene encoding pentatricopeptide repeat-containing protein At3g12770, with the protein MGIQGNKAATHEHDFLSLYTAAAAKDSPLQLHDSKSPPPSQGNFFLKTHDFLQPLEKPEAPPPEPSPTLPASGADSRHHHQPVAAKQHALPLPVGVGTFTICPAPVSAARPPAAVVKAEPPFVLWGQPAAFHPGARGHQQQQWALPFAGAGQGRPPPPQQAQPPDRKGRGGGGGAMESGSRSSGGAGFDDDDGLAARREVSSSLKELAVRKRTGSVEGMGSHALTAPGAGSQWQPAHVHQLHAHLLVSGRLRGSPAIAALALLRGACRVRASPCLRPLARYLLDGIPQPPPQLLHAAARLAFRLRAPSLALRHYLALRARHPAFLPPTPAIADLLKSAPGRAAHAHALRVSAHAVDARFLDNTLISMYLACGDVCSAHLVFEGMGDRDVVSWTSLISGLVQNGCPLQGLHHFASMMHSEVCPDFVLLVSVLKAYMELDELPGATAAHSLVVKSGFDNELDVVITLTSMYAKFGCIVAARALFDTVPTPRVNVILWNAMISGYSKNGLANEAVQLFKQMRKVARSMTPDSVTLRSVILACAQLGSVELAEWMEDYVQGSEYRDDVLVNTALIDMYSKAGSIARARTVFERMHMQERDVVVWSALIGGYGVHGHVKEAVALFEDMKHAGVKPNDVTFLGLLSACNHAGVVEKGWSYFHSMKHDYGIEPRHPHYACMVDLLARAGHLDRAYQFIEDMPIKPEMSVWGALLHGCKMHGHSDMALAECAAQHIFELEHSNAGHYVQLANLYASVGMWSHVAGVRVTMRERGVSKATGCSSIDINGEMHSFHAGDHSHPRAAEIFALLNLLSPTVAGVRMDRKGGSCSDGGTDQRPNTPRSKHSATEQRRRSKINDRFQILRELLPHSDQKRDKATFLLEVIEYIRFLQEKVTKYEATFPEWNQENAKMLPWSNMYFRSFWKNEQSKGQIPGESLPDPSHFMRNGSSPGSNFTGKLDDNHNMVTSAAASGAQDQTETDPMASMCFRSAETPANITNNTLSQSQPQWTGPSPVDDCAVNSEMLNNQPLAINEGTISVSSQYSQELLNSLTHALQSSGVDLSQASISVQINLGKRAVKRPAAGVSCKEPTDPASSDEIGQQLAMLGGGAEDLSQAAKRHKPGNS; encoded by the exons ATGGGCATCCAAG GGAACAAGGCGGCGACGCACGAGCACGACTTCCTCTCGCTGtacacagccgccgccgctaaGGACTCTCCTCTCCAGCTCCACGACTCCAAGTCACCTCCTCCCTCTCAAG GTAATTTCTTCTTGAAGACGCACGACTTTCTGCAGCCGTTGGAGAAGCcggaagcgccgccgccggagccatcGCCGACGCTGCCCGCCTCCGGCGCGGACAGCaggcaccaccaccagccggtGGCCGCCAAGCAGCacgcgctgccgctgcccgtCGGCGTCGGCACGTTCACCATCTGCCCCGCGCCCGTCtcggccgcgcggccgccggcggccgtcgTCAAGGCGGAGCCGCCGTTCGTGCTCTGGGGCCAGCCCGCGGCGTTCCACCCGGGCGCGCGAG ggcaccagcagcagcagtgggCGCTCcccttcgccggcgccgggcagggcaggccgccgccgccgcagcaggcgCAGCCGCCGGATAGGAAggggcgcggcgggggaggcggggcCATGGAGTCAGGCTCCAgatccagcggcggcgcggggttcgacgacgacgacggcctcgccgcgcgccgggAGGTCTCCTCCTCGCTCAAAG AGTTGGCGGTGAGGAAGAGGACGGGTAGTGTGGAAGGAATGGGTTCGCACGCGCTgacggcgccgggcgccggctcGCAGTGGCAGCCGGCCCACGTCCACCAGCTCCACGCCCACCTCCTTGTCTCCGGCCGCCTCCGGGGCTCGCCCGCAATCGCCGCGCTCGCGCTGCTCCGCGGCGCCTGCCGCGTGCGCGCGTCCCcctgcctccgcccgctcgcccgctaCCTGCTCGACGGAATTCCCCAGCCGCCCCCAcagctcctccacgccgccgcgcgccttgCCTTTCGCCTTCGCGCGCCTTCCCTCGCGCTTCGCCACTATCTGGCTCTCCGCGCGCGCCACCCCGCCTTCCTCCCGCCCACACCTGCCATTGCAGACTTGCTGAAGTCCGCCCCTGGCCGTGCTGCGCACGCCCACGCGCTGCGCGTCTCTGCACACGCGGTGGACGCTCGTTTCCTAGACAACACACTCATTTCCATGTACTTAGCCTGTGGTGATGTCTGCAGCGCACACCTAGTGTTTGAGGGAATGGGTGACCGGGATGTCGTCTCATGGACTTCGCTAATATCAGGGCTTGTGCAGAATGGGTGCCCCTTGCAGGGGCTCCATCATTTTGCATCAATGATGCACAGTGAAGTGTGCCCTGACTTTGTGTTGCTCGTATCCGTCCTTAAAGCGTATATGGAGCTTGATGAATTGCCTGGTGCCACAGCAGCTCATTCCTTAGTGGTCAAGAGTGGCTTTGACAATGAACTAGATGTAGTGATCACACTGACATCCATGTATGCCAAGTTCGGGTGCATCGTGGCTGCTAGGGCACTCTTTGATACGGTGCCAACCCCACGGGTGAATGTGATCCTTTGGAATGCCATGATATCCGGTTACTCTAAGAATGGCCTTGCCAATGAGGCGGTGCAACTTTTCAAGCAGATGAGGAAGGTTGCGAGGAGCATGACCCCTGACTCCGTTACCTTACGGTCGGTGATTCTGGCTTGTGCTCAGCTTGGTTCTGTGGAACTTGCGGAATGGATGGAGGACTATGTCCAAGGCAGTGAATACAGGGATGATGTGCTTGTTAACACAGCGCTGATTGACATGTATTCTAAGGCAGGGAGCATTGCACGTGCACGTACAGTGTTTGAACGAATGCACATGCAGGAGCGGGATGTTGTTGTTTGGAGTGCACTGATTGGTGGTTACGGGGTGCATGGCCATGTCAAGGAGGCCGTTGCCCTGTTCGAGGACATGAAGCATGCTGGAGTGAAACCGAATGATGTGACATTCCTGGGCCTCCTATCAGCTTGCAACCATGCTGGTGTTGTGGAGAAAGGGTGGAGCTACTTCCATTCCATGAAACATGACTATGGGATCGAGCCCCGGCACCCGCACTATGCCTGCATGGTGGACCTGCTTGCTCGTGCTGGTCATCTTGACAGGGCTTACCAGTTTATAGAGGACATGCCCATCAAGCCAGAGATGAGTGTGTGGGGTGCCCTGCTTCATGGTTGCAAGATGCATGGGCACTCAGACATGGCACTGGCTGAGTGTGCCGCGCAGCACATTTTTGAGCTGGAGCATTCCAATGCAGGGCATTATGTGCAGCTTGCAAACTTGTATGCATCCGTGGGGATGTGGAGCCATGTTGCTGGTGTCAGGGTCACCATGAGAGAGAGGGGTGTTAGCAAGGCAACAGGGTGCAGCTCCATTGATATCAACGGAGAGATGCACTCCTTCCATGCAGGGGATCATTCACATCCTAGGGCTGCTGAAATTTTTGCATTGCTTAATCTTCTTTCTCCAACTGtagccggag TAAGGATGGACCGGAAGGGCGGAAGCTGTAGTGATGGTGGTACGGATCAGCGGCCAAACACGCCACGGTCAAAACACTCTGCCACAGAGCAGCGCAGACGCAGCAAGATCAATGACAG GTTTCAGATACTTAGGGAGCTGTTGCCACACAGTGATCAAAAGAGAGACAAAGCAACATTTCTCTTGGAG GTTATCGAATATATACGGTTTTTGCAAGAGAAAGTAACAAAATACGAGGCAACATTCCCAGAATGGAACCAAGAAAATGCAAAGATGCTTCCATGG TCAAATATGTATTTTCGATCATTCTGGAAAAATGAGCAG AGTAAGGGACAAATCCCAGGAGAATCCCTGCCTGACCCTTCACATTTCATGAGAAATGGATCCTCCCCTGGATCTAATTTCACTGGGAAACTCGATGATAATCACAACATGGTGACATCTGCAGCTGCATCAGGGGCACAGGATCAGACTGAAACTGATCCAATGGCTAGCATGTGCTTCAGATCAGCAGAAACTCCGGCAAATATTACAA ATAATACTTTATCTCAGTCCCAACCCCAATGGACAGGTCCGTCCCCTGTGGATGACTGTGCAGTTAACAGTGAAATGCTTAACAACCAGCCGTTGGCGATCAATGAAGGAACGATCAGCGTGTCCAGTCAATATTCCCAGGA GTTACTTAATTCGTTGACTCATGCCCTTCAAAGCTCGGGTGTAGATTTGTCCCAAGCCAGCATCTCTGTGCAGATCAACCTGGGCAAGCGGGCTGTCAAGAGACCTGCTGCTGGTGTATCCTGCAAG GAACCAACCGATCCAGCATCTAGTGACGAAATAGGTCAGCAGCTGGCAATGTTGGGTGGTGGTGCCGAAGATCTCTCGCAAGCAGCAAAGCGGCATAAACCGGGCAACAGCTGA
- the LOC101766020 gene encoding protein MICROTUBULE BINDING PROTEIN 2C: MAEKPAGPTPRTRTRGGLAASAPSSRRLSSISYTATPNQTKKVPDPPKAVRPTRATPAKKRPQVDQAQKRREEIAALQEQVSGLQRQLLEKEEALRSAENLISRTSSANEAVDGLRSQLSEKESLIQYTGSELHGTKIMLAEKQAAIEKLEWQAKVSNEKVEELQVDVASMDAEVSALMKLFRKITENDRAPSPRDRTDDLSLECDPVQLDDVDGDIDVEKMEQEMSAYVSALAAAKENPTDEFLEAVTKARLRLQAFVL; this comes from the exons ATGGCCGAGAAGCCAGCTGGCCCcaccccaaggacgaggacccGAGGCGGCCTCGCGGCCTCGGCGCCCTCATCCAG ACGGCTGTCTTCGATATCATACACCGCGACTCCGAATCAGACCAAGAAG GTGCCTGACCCCCCCAAGGCTGTAAGGCCAACCAGAGCCACGCCCGCGAAGAAGCGGCCTCAAGTGGATCAAGCACAGAAGCGGAGAGAAGAGATTGCTGCTCTGCAGGAGCAGGTTAGTGGCCTGCAAAGGCAGTTGCTTGAGAAGGAAGAAGCTCTGAGATCCGCGGAGAACTTGATCAGCCGAACTAGTTCTGCGAATGAAGCTGTTGATGGGTTGAGGAGCCAGCTCTCTGAGAAGGAATCGCTGATCCAATATACCGGTTCGGAGCTGCATGGTACAAAG ATCATGCTAGCAGAGAAGCAGGCAGCAATAGAGAAGTTAGAGTGGCAGGCAAAGGTTTCAAATGAGAAGGTGGAAGAACTCCAAGTCGATGTAGCTTCTATGGATGCTGAAGTTTCTGCTCTCATGAAATTGTTCAGGAAAATAACAGAGAATGACCGAGCCCCTTCTCCGAGGGATAGAACTGACGAtttatctttggaatgtgatccAGTTCAACTTGAT GATGTGGATGGTGACATTGACGTTGAGAAGATGGAGCAGGAAATGTCAGCCTATGTCTCGGCTCTAGCTGCTGCGAAAGAGAACCCTACCGATGAGTTCCTGGAAGCAGTAACCAAGGCGAGATTAAGACTTCAGGCCTTTGTACTCTGA
- the LOC101764800 gene encoding uncharacterized protein At1g04910, which yields MGDGGKAEKARRSPARVRLWVARVSTVLLWTCVVHLAAYRELWAPSVLTRWPGCLTQTHVVEHPSEAVAVADGGQREAVRAVALPPKRIYKNNGYLMVSCNGGLNQMRAAICDMVTIARYLNVTLIVPELDKASFWADPSDFQDIFDVDYFIASLRDEVRVLRQLPPRLKRRVEMGFLRSMPPVSWSDISYYHNQILPLIRKYKVLHLNRTDARLAYNGLPMEIQKLRCRVNYNALRFTPEIEKLGIRLVQALRRNGPFVVLHLRYEMDMLAFSGCTHGCSNKEAEELTKMRYAYPWWKEKVIDSDAKRKDGLCPLTPEETALVLQALGIDRSYQIYIAAGEIYGGQRRMAALTLAYPNVVRKETLLPSDLNLFQNHSSQMAALDYMVSLESDIFIPTYDGNMAKVVEGHRRYLGFKKTVLLDRRLIVELVDQYRNGTLRWADFSSAVKASHTSRMGEPSRRQAIPDKPKEEDYFYANPHECLHQPEDLSAL from the exons ATGGGCGACGGCGGGAAGGCCGAGAAGGCGCGGCGGTCGCCGGCGCGGGTGAGGCTGTGGGTGGCGCGCGTCAGCACCGTGCTGCTCTGGACGTGCGTCGTCCACCTCGCGGCCTACCGGGAGCTGTGGGCGCCCAGCGTGCTCACCAGGTGGCCCGGCTGCCTCACCCAGACCCACGTCGTGGAGCACCCGTCGGAGGCTGTGGCGGTGGCAGATGGCGGCCAGAGGGAGGCAGTGCGCGCCGTGGCGCTTCCGCCCAAAA GAATCTACAAGAACAATGGCTATCTGATGGTCTCCTGCAACGGTGGGCTTAACCAGATGCGAGCAGCT ATTTGTGATATGGTGACGATTGCAAGGTATCTGAACGTCACTCTTATCGTACCAGAGCTGGATAAAGCTTCATTTTGGGCTGATCCTAG TGATTTCCAAGATATATTCGATGTGGACTACTTCATAGCATCACTAAGGGACGAGGTCCGAGTTCTGAGACAACTGCCTCCAAGGCTGAAAAGAAGAGTTGAAATGGGATTCCTTCGCTCCATGCCACCCGTTAGTTGGTCTGATATCTCCTATTACCATAATCAG ATTCTACCTCTGATAAGGAAGTACAAGGTCCTTCACCTGAACAGAACAGATGCTCGGCTTGCATATAATGGCTTACCCATGGAGATTCAGAAACTAAGATGTCGTGTCAATTATAATGCATTGAGATTTACCCCCGAAATAGAAAAGTTGGGCATACGTCTGGTTCAAGCTCTCCGTCGGAATGGACCCTTTGTAGTACTTCACTTACGGTATGAGATGGACATGCTCGCCTTCTCTGGATGCACACATGGTTGCAGCAACAAGGAGGCTGAAGAGCTCACGAAAATGAG ATATGCCTACCCGTGGTGGAAGGAGAAAGTGATTGACTCTGATGCGAAGAGGAAAGATGGGCTCTGTCCTTTAACACCAGAGGAGACTGCACTGGTATTGCAGGCGCTCGGCATTGATCGCAGTTATCAAATTtacattgccgcaggtgaaataTATGGTGGACAAAGAAGAATGGCTGCCCTTACCTTAGCTTATCCCAATGTG GTTAGAAAAGAGACACTGTTACCTTCAGATCTCAATCTTTTCCAGAACCATTCTTCCCAAATGGCAGCACTGGATTATATGGTATCCTTGGAGAGTGATATTTTCATCCCCACTTACGATGGTAACATGGCAAAAGTGGTAGAAGGTCATCGCAG ATACTTGGGGTTCAAGAAGACGGTACTGCTGGATCGGAGGCTTATTGTAGAGCTGGTTGATCAGTACAGAAACGGCACTCTGCGCTGGGCTGATTTCTCCTCTGCTGTCAAGGCATCACATACCAGCCGCATGGGCGAACCGTCACGGAGGCAGGCGATTCCTGACAAACCCAAGGAAGAGGACTACTTCTACGCGAACCCACACGAGTGTTTGCACCAACCAGAAGATCTATCAGCCTTGTGA
- the LOC101765203 gene encoding uncharacterized protein LOC101765203: protein MLRRRPRPGAFLRLFATSCRRSSLHPSRPHLPNPTALPPPPVAKKVPFTVSAHGRSWSDPYHWMRDTSDPDFASHLAAENTYADAFVGSAGGGGLRARLAAEMRARLPPSAATPPQPWGPWLYYQYVPEGKEYPVLSRKLKPSLGLARALLDYLSGSEKEQVLLDWNEVAEKNGYVHIGSCRISPDHRFLAYTVDTSGGELFSLEVKDLQSENVIFSSPDKGVISLAWACNSENLFYTVCDETLRPNQVFCKKLQSDDAGFLVFTEEDVNCCVDITSTKDFKYMTVNSNTRTSSEVFVMESDNVREGLWPIRKRVDKVQYFLEHHNGFFYILTNAPVNDTEMMTEGYYLARCRAEKSLMDRWQIVAFPGSDCTIQDMDIFHDNLVLFLQKDGTPLFCSINMPIDGDVQEPKELDVLNPWYFPIPSNLCSIIPGSNNDFMSSTYRLVVSSPVIPDLTVDYDMRKRTFTILHQEEITSLSANLGTVGLQSNVSSIQQNLQLVENSQSWSDLSKLFSCKRIEVVSHDGVLIPLVILYSREAHRHGESPGILYGYGAYGEDLDKSWCSERLSLLSRGWVLAFADVRGGGDLSWHLAGTKANKINSIQDFSACGKHLIKEGLVHKNRLCAIGCSAGGLLVGAVINTLPDLFSAAVLKVPFLDICNTMLDPTLPLTVLDYEEFGDPNIPAEFEAICSYSPYDNLSPGVCYPPVLVTASFNDTRVGIWEAAKWVAKVRDITCPSCSHSVILKTNMQSGHFGEGGRFMHCDETAFEYAFLMKALGLDDITMA, encoded by the exons ATgctccgccggcgcccgcgccccggcGCGTTCCTCCGCCTCTTCGCCACCTCCTGCCGCCGCAGCTCCCTCCACCCCTCCCGGCCGCACCTACCGAATCCTACcgctctcccgccgccgccggtggcgaagAAGGTCCCCTTCACTGTGTCGGCGCACGGGAGGTCGTGGAGTGACCCGTACCACTGGATGCGCGATACCTCCGACCCGGACTTCGCGTCCCACCTCGCCGCGGAGAACACCTACGCTGACGCCTTCGtcggctcggccggcggcggcggcctccgcgcgcgcctcgccgccgagaTGCGCGCCCGGCTGCCCCCTTCCGCTGCGACACCGCCTCAGCCCTGGGGCCCTTG GTTGTATTATCAGTATGTTCCAGAGGGAAAGGAATACCCTGTTTTATCTAGGAAGTTGAAGCCCTCTCTTGGTCTAGCACGAGCCCTGCTTGATTACCTTTCTGGTTCAGAGAAGGAGCAAGTGTTGCTTGACTGGAACGAGGTTGCAGAGAAAAATG GTTATGTGCACATTGGGAGCTGTCGAATCTCTCCAGATCATAGGTTTCTTGCATATACAGTTGATACATCTGGGGGTGAACTATTTTCCCTTGAAGTAAAAGATCTTCAGTCTGAGAATGTCATCTTTAGTTCACCAGACAAGGGAGTAATTAGTTTAGCATGGGCTTGCAACAGTGAAAATTTATTTTACACTGTCTGCGATGAGACTCTACGTCCTAACCA GGTTTTCTGTAAAAAGTTACAATCGGATGATGCAGGGTTTCTAGTTTTCACAGAGGAAGATGTAAACTGTTGTGTGGATATTACAAGCACGAAAGATTTTAAGTATATGACTGTCAATTCTAACACAAGGACATCATCCGAG GTTTTTGTGATGGAGTCTGATAATGTAAGAGAGGGCTTATGGCCTATACGGAAACGAGTTGATAAAGTTCAGTACTTTTTGGAGCACCACAACGGGTTCTTTTACATCCTTACCAATGCTCCTGTAAATGATACTGAAATGATGACTGAAGGCTATTATCTGGCCAGGTGTAGGGCTGAAAAGTCATTGATGGATAGATGGCAG ATTGTGGCGTTCCCTGGGTCAGACTGCACCATTCAGGATATGGACATTTTTCATGATAATTTAGTTCTCTTTCTTCAGAAGGATGGAACTCCCCTTTTTTGCTCCATCAATATGCCAATTGATGGTGATGTTCAG GAGCCAAAGGAACTTGATGTTCTCAATCCATGGTATTTCCCAATTCCATCAAACTTGTGCAGCATTATTCCTGGATCCAACAATGATTTCATGTCATCTACTTATCGCCTGGTGGTTTCATCGCCTGTG ATTCCAGACTTAACTGTGGACTACGATATGAGAAAAAGAACTTTCACCATTCTTCATCAAGAGGAAATAACTAGCCTGTCTGCAAATCTAGGCACTGTGGGCTTGCAATCCAATGTTTCAAGCATCCAACAAAATCTGCAGCTTGTTGAAAATTCACAAAGTTGGAGTGATCTTTCCAAGCTATTCTCATGTAAAAGGATTGAAGTTGTATCACATGATGGTGTTTTGATACCTTTAGTCATTCTGTATTCACGGGAAGCACATCGTCATGGAGAATCACCTGGGATCTTATACGGCTATGGAGCTTATGGAGAAGATTTGGACAAAAGCTGGTGTTCGGAGAGGTTAAGTCTCCTCTCTCGAGGTTGGGTTCTTGCATTTGCAGATGTTAG GGGTGGAGGGGATTTATCATGGCATCTGGCAGGAACCAAAGCTAACAAGATAAATTCAATTCAAGATTTTTCTGCATGCGGTAAGCATCTCATCAAGGAAGGCTTGGTTCACAAAAATCGTCTTTGCGCTATAGGCTGTAGTGCTGGCGGTCTGCTGGTGGGTGCAGTCATTAACACGCTTCCAGACTTATTTTCTGCTGCAGTTCTCAAG GTCCCTTTTCTAGATATCTGCAACACAATGTTGGATCCTACTTTACCTCTCACTGTTTTGGACTATGAAGAATTTGGTGACCCTAATATCCCAGCTGAATTTGAGGCAATCTGCAGTTATTCTCCTTACGATAACTTATCACCTGGTGTATGCTATCCTCCAGTCCTGGTGACTGCCTCGTTTAATGATACAAG GGTAGGAATTTGGGAAGCTGCTAAGTGGGTTGCAAAAGTGAGAGATATCACATGCCCATCCTGTTCCCATTCAGTTATTCTCAAAACTAATATGCAAAGTGGCCATTTTGGTGAGGGTGGGCGCTTCATGCACTGTGATGAGACAGCCTTCGAGTATGCATTTCTCATGAAGGCCTTGGGGTTGGATGACATAACTATGGCTTAG